The proteins below come from a single Hippocampus zosterae strain Florida chromosome 5, ASM2543408v3, whole genome shotgun sequence genomic window:
- the cpvl gene encoding probable serine carboxypeptidase CPVL, with product MGTWMETVGVLLLLCGAQVPVQTRRCSSFFCRKSLNVSSLNGVDPGVPLFLTPYLEKGAIDEARKLSVVGELPGQNVKSYAGYLTVNKEYNSNLFFWFFPALRPSPAGNAPVLLWLQGGPGGTSMFGLFVEHGPYVVYKNMTVDLRDYAWTLKYSVLYIDNPVGTGFSFTDDDRGYAQNQDDVGRDLYSALVQFFQLFPEYQSNDFFATGESYAGKYVPAISYYIHKNNPTAKVKINFKGMAIGDGLCDPEMMLGGYGEFLYQTGMIDEVQKQFVNKQTDLGVALIQQRKWVEAFKVFDSLLNGDLTEYPSFFQNATGCTNYYNYMLCREPEDQEYFSMFVTLPEVRRAIHVGNLEFHDGSQVEKHLMQDVMKSIKPWLGVLMDHYKVLIYSGQLDVIVAAPLTERFLPTVNWTGVADYKTAPRFPWKLQPDDTEVAGYVRQVGEFYQVIIRGGGHILPYDQPARSFDMIDRFLSTRGWI from the exons ATGGG AACGTGGATGGAAACAGTGGGTGTCCTGTTACTACTGTGTGGCGCTCAGGTTCCAGTCCAAACACGCCGATGCTCGTCCTTTTTCTGTCGAAAGTCACTTAATGTCAGCAGCCTCAACGGTGTGGACCCCGGAGTTCCTCTCTTTCTCACTCCTTACCTGGAGAAGGGCGCCATTGACGAAG CAAGGAAATTGAGTGTAGTTGGAGAGCTCCCTGGTCAAAACGTGAAGAGTTATGCTGGCTATCTCACTGTCAACAAGGAATACAACAGTAACCTCTTCTTCTGGTTCTTCCCAGCGCTCAGG CCGTCCCCTGCTGGAAATGCCCCTGTCCTGTTGTGGCTGCAAGGGGGCCCCGGAGGGACATCCATGTTCGGCCTCTTTGTGGAACACGGACCCTATGTGGTTTATAAGAACATGACGG TGGACCTGAGGGATTACGCCTGGACCTTGAAATATTCTGTGTTATACATTGACAATCCA GTCGGAACAGGTTTCAGCTTTACTGACGACGACCGCGGTTATGCTCAGAATCAGGATGATGTTGGCAGAGATCTGTACAG TGCTTTGGTCCAGTTCTTCCAGCTCTTTCCCGAATACCAGTCCAATGACTTCTTTGCCACTGGAGAG TCTTATGCAGGGAAGTACGTTCCTGCCATCTCTTATTACATCCATAAAAACAACCCCACTGCCAAGGTCAAAATCAACTTCAAGGGCATGGCCATCGGCGACGGCCTGTGTGACCCCGAAATG ATGCTGGGTGGCTACGGTGAGTTTTTGTACCAAACAGGCATGATCGATGAAGTTCAGAAACAGTTTGTCAACAAGCAGACCGACCTGGGCGTGGCGCTCATCCAGCAGCGGAAGTGGGTGGAGGCGTTTAAG GTTTTCGACAGCTTGCTGAATGGCGACTTGACAGAGTACCCTTCCTTCTTCCAGAATGCAACAGGCTGCACCAACTACTACAACTACATGTTATGTCGG GAACCCGAAGACCAGGAATACTTTTCCATGTTTGTGACGCTCCCAGAGGTGCGGCGCGCCATCCACGTGGGCAACTTGGAATTCCACGATGGCTCGCAGGTGGAGAAGCACCTGATGCAGGACGTGATGAAGAGCATCAAGCCCTGGCTGGGTGTGCTCATGGACCACTACAAA GTGTTGATCTACAGCGGTCAGTTGGACGTGATCGTGGCGGCTCCTTTGACCGAGCGGTTCTTGCCCACCGTCAACTGGACCGGAGTGGCCGACTACAAGACGGCGCCGCGCTTTCCCTGGAAGCTTCAGCCCGACGACACGGAGGTGGCCGGTTACGTCAGACAAGTGGGAGAGTTCTACCAG GTCATTATCAGAGGAGGTGGACATATTTTGCCTTATGACCAGCCAGCAAGGTCTTTTGATATGATTGACCGGTTTCTGTCGACACGAGGCTGGATATGA